TGCATCTTTGGTCCTGCATACCGTACACAGCCAGCTGCTGCTTGAGCACTTTAAATATCTGATACTGCGAACTGGAAACATGTCAACTGATGTGTTGGTTCTGTAGGAACCTCTTTGTTTCTCAGCTGTTACAAAGTAGGTAAAAGTCCTAACTGCAAAGTAAAACCTGGAATGACTTGGTGACATGAATAATTTGGAAAAATGGATACCTGACCTgctcttgtatttttttccccttaacaGTAGCAATAACACCACTTGGCCTTATGTGCCTTTAAACatgaatattaaacattttgcatttaagaaaacatttcattaatcTTTTATCCATCTTGTTTTCTTTAACCCCACGACACCCCGACATAGTCTTTCAGcttttgtgtactttttgtgTACTGGTTATGGTGTTACTGCATCATTTATTCTcagtttgaaattttaatttttttcatttcaaatttgtttttggTTCCAGTTGATTTTATCGGTGGTTTTGACCCCTTTCCCCTCTACCATGTCAATGAGAAaccatcccacctcctgttaaAGCCCATGTACCTGTAAGTACTTGACATCTGTCCTCATCTAGCTTTCCAGTGAAAatggtgtgtgttttgagcTGTATACTTCAGGCACACAACCCTTGAAGTATAAAGCatagtgctttttttgtttttttttttttttttttttcttttctccccccctccccattccattttccattttgtcaGCCAAATGGAAAATGGATTTTGTACCTGGAACAAATGGGCACTGTGTGAGTGAACTTCAGTGGTGTCCTTCAAGTGCTGTGAGGCATTGAGAGCCCCTGCTCATAACTGCCACCTGGAATCCAGCCTTGTTTGACAGGTGGACTCCAAAGGGAGCAGTGTTACCATCACTTGTACATCATTTTACCAGTTGCAGTAAATCGCACTGCAAATAGTGTTGTAATCCAAATATTCTTGAAGCTTGAAGTATGTTGTAGAGTTTGAATTGGGTTCAGATGATGTAGGGTGGGGTTGCCCTTTGACGAAATTGAGAAGAACGACTCTCCCAGTATGGCTGCCGTAACTGTGACGAGCCTGATCATGGCGATGCCTGCTGGAGCATGACCTCGCCATTGTACCCATGACTGTTGGAAAAAGTGCTAAACCTGTTAGCCTTATAAAGGCATATGTAGCTTTTATAATGATACAATGCAATTGTAAATCATTCATACCCTTGTATACTTCATCCTTGCAAGGGACTAGGGTGGCTTTCTTTGACTATAACCATAATTTTCcaatttacttttcaaaaaaaccacaaaagatAATTGTGTTTAATTTACTTTCAAGTATTATGTGGAATACATTGGCATTCTGTGCTTTTCCAACAGTTTTATCAGTTCAATTTCAAAAAAGAAGCTAATTATTTTCCTGTTATGAATACTGCAAAGAGGGCGTGAGTTTTAATAAGTCGCCCAGCGGGAGTCTGATTGCGATTTCTGTGTGCCTGAGTTTGCGAGTGTGCTCTGTATGTGTCGGCAAGATTTTGTGTAACTCGGATTCAAATCTGTCCCCCTCGTTCCTCAGGTCTACGTAAATAGACCAAGAGGGATGCTCCAGAAAGGTCAAATGAAGAAGGTGACCAAGATGGTGCGAGTGGGCGAGTTGAGAATGCACATCAGAACCAGCACAAGGGAGGTCATAGGGGCTATGCAAAGCACTCCTTTGAAATTTTcacacatattttaattaatccaGCTGTTCAGTTGTTTCCAATGTTCCTGAAGGAAATTCTACAAGTAAGAGTCATCATTGCAGGGCGAGTCTGACTTTTTAAACCCGTGTTCCAGATCGAAAGTATAAATGTTACTTAATGCCCAGAGCATGattttttattgtctttcaCCTTTAGCCAGATCTAAAAATGTTTGTAACGGATACTAAACAGACTTTGATCTGAGTTTGGAATGGGTTCCCCCCGCTCCTTCCTGATGTTCTGATAACTGAGTTATAGAGTTTTCATCAGCCCCAACCTATGCACATTCCCAAGACAGTGCAAGAAAAGGCGAGAGATGGCTACCCAATGGAAAACAGTCGTCGctgtcaaaaatacatttgcaatGAACTAGAAAAGGATTGCTTGATTTTAAAATTAGACAAGCTACAGCTTGTCTGAGAAACATTTTTGAACTCTAGAGCTTATGAAATTTGTcatacttttaaaaatcttttgtCTAATGCAATGATGTATTTCTGTTTCTTAGAACTTACAGGTTAGCTGTAGAACAATGGTATGtatgtgtggattttttttttttaaaaaaaaaaaagctactgtAGTTCTGAAACAAAAGggaatgttttatattttatgagcTCATTCTTTAAGGTGTGAAACTGGAAGACAAAACTAGAAATAAGAATGCTGCATGGACTCATCAGTACCTTATGTTGATCTTTCGTCTACAGTATGTGCTTTTGTACAATAACAGCTCATGTATTGCATCCAAGTATCTATTCATGCCGTCTAGCTAACAATGTCCTTTCAGATGAACGTTCTAGAAGAGCTTCATTCTCTGGAAAACTTAAATATACAGGTTGGCAGTGGtatttatgaatgaatttatGGTCCACGTGAAGTGTTAAACAAGTGAACGAGAGTCTGTGAAAGTACAAGGGACTGATGTATTTCAAATAAAGATTAAACTGGAGAGGGGCGATATGGCTTTTTATTGTCATGATTCACTACTGCCCTCTAGTGTCGAACATGTGCAAAGACGTCCTGCGGGCTTCTCTCTGCCAGGACCTGTTTGAAATGTAGCCTATGATGAAATGTGTTGTGGAGGACAGCTAGTACTACTAGTCACATGGAAGATGAACAGATTAAAACATGTAATCACTTTGCATATcttctttgaaaatgtaaaggATTATTTTAAAGGAATATTCTTATTTTTGTACATGTACATTGCCAGTGACTTGTcagtagttttaaaaaaaaaaaaaaaaaaaaaaaaaaatctctataaTTTATGCTATTGTGGATATTGGTTAGCATGACAAAtgcttttacattcattcattcacatactgtattattttgacATCTACTTTCTGTTGCAGTCTACCTAGATACCTCCTTTGGAAATGACTGCTTAAATACTacatgtgtgcttttttttaaaaaaaaaaaaaaaaaatttaactgtaTTAAATGGATAGCAATGtccataaaaatataagaaCCGGGGTCTGGAAGACACATATcaagtggaaaaagtaaacTATGTTCATTCTtaaaaatgcaacttttttttttttagtttatttggttttctttcttttaaaatctTGAGGATTTACCATTCTGTGTGTGCTGGGCTGATGAATATTGTCCTCTGGAAAAATGACATGTTCTACCTGGtacctgtgttttgttttacattgaattacattttaagTATGAAAAAAGAGCAGGACAACGTTTGGTGGTATTAGTGTTTGTCGAATCTACTAGATTTGATTTTTATAAAGCTGTTCCACTGTAGCCCCTAGTATTTTGTCTCCCCAGTGATGTGATCCTCCCTAAATATGTGTTAAAGTGTAAATATCCTGTTGGCTAGTAAATGGTGTACTTTTAATTCATAAGTTAACCTTTTGTTGTATAGGCATTAAATTGTGCACAGTTTTGCGTGATCCATGTATATCTGGTACATAACTGTAACTAAAGATATCAGATTTACCAGTGTTTGTAAGGGTTTTGGAAATTAAAGAACATTCTCACAGTGGATCATCTtatttcacagcatttttttctataCCACTATTTTTAGTACATATACAGATAatgcgcagtgggtttggccgggtcccgctctctggtgggtctggggttcgagtcctgcttggggtgccttgcgatggactggcatcccgtcctgggtgtgtccccctccccttccagcctttcgcgctgtgtttctgggttaggctccagttcaccatgaccccactcgggacaagcggtttctctctctctctctctctctctctctctctctctctctctctctctctctctctgtgtgtgtgtgtggacaatttttttactttacactgGGGTAAAATGTCACTTGGTATTAAATGGATGCATAGGAAGCCTACATGAGCACTCTGTCAACCCCAGTTACATTCTCCCGATGAGTCTCAAAATCAGGGTGCACTACAGCTGTGAGATTTCAAACAGAAGCTTCCAGAAGACTAGTACAAACAAAGTCTCAGTGGCACTCGTTTGCCGTCCTTTCAACTTTTCCTTTCTATAAGTATTGGCTGAGAAGCAAATTTGCCAAGTGACACATATTTCACtgaagtatttattcattcaaaggTGTACAGCATCACCCTCCGGTTCATATTTTCACAACAGCGCCCAGCATGTGTGTCATGAAGGGGAGAATCCATGatataaaattcttaaaattaaaagcaatataCTAGTCTGTTACTTTCAAGAAACCTGGTTGCCCTCCATAATATGAGAATGGGGGGCAGAATGAAGGGGACCCTCAGGACATAAACGCACGGACGCTGCCCCGGATGACTGCCCGGCAGATGGGGCAGTGCCGCAAACTGGCTGCGCAGTCCGTGCAAACCACGAGGTGGCCGCAGGGGATGAAAACAATAGATACCAACTTGTCCATGCAGATCTTGCAGGTACGCTCCTCCTGCAGTTGCCTCAGCTGTTCCTCTGGGCTCAGGTCCCCCACCACTAACAACACAAAGGCATGATTTTAAGTTTAATTAAAGCATTTTGACTGTCCTATGATTAGATTTTATTGTAAAAGGTGTATGGTGACAGTGGGTGATCTAGATCACTCTGACTCTAACTAGTCAGTTCCTGAAAGCAAACATTAttatgttcaggttcacccatagtgtgtgagtgacagagtgtgctccactgatgtatggatgagtgacccggtgtaagtagtgtatctagcagtgtaagtcaccatggcgaataaggtgtgtgggctgataacactaaatagagttcattggaagtcgttttggagaaaagcgtctgctaagtgagtaaatgtaaacgaataaatgtaggCATAGCACATCTAACAGCAGAAGGGCACATTAACCAGTTCATTCCGTGTTACAATCTCCCATTGAGGTTTCAGAGAGAGAATTGTACTAATCCCAAaggaaaccagaaaaaaatcGATCATTTGCACTCTGCATCGATTATCTGCACTGTCTGAAAGACAAACTCACAGCTACAGAGTACATATTAAATTCTTGAGTATCTAAAGAGCTCACTGAGATTTTAGCATGATCTACATTTTTCTAAGTGTAACATGAGGTCTGAGCACTAATACCAACCTTTTTCTCTGGTGCGAGTCTGTGTTCTGTCCCCTCTTGCAATGAGATCCTCTCGTGCTGTCTGCTCTGGAAGCAACCACAGACATCATGACTGAGAGAACTGATCCCAGCTGAGTGTCCACAAAGCTCTACGTTGCAGCAGTCGCAGCTGAAGGACTTACCTTGGGCCTGCTCAGACCTCcgcctgtcctcctcctctgcctgcaGGACATCTGTCACCAGGTCAGACACGGAGGAGTAATGGGTGCCTGTCAGCAGGTACTTGGTCTGGACCAGACTCTCCACTATGCTGGGCTCAAAGCCCATCTGCAGAACAGACTGGACCACGGGGGATGCCAGTGCAGATGCGGCGTCCTGGCTGCCTACCGTGTCTATGGGAAATATATAGGCAGGCGTGGTTGTCAGAACATATAAAGTATTTTCGTCCTTACGTACAGATTacctacaaaaataaatgagatgAGGGACTGTAGCTGGAACCTCACTACAGCAAAACATCTCAATTCCactatttttatagagtgctcttctcagcaAAGTGATGCGGAGCAATGAATAATATATACAAATGGCAGCAACAGAGATAGCaagtaagccagctggcaggtgaggagaggaaaagaaaaaactcccagtcatgaagaaagggaaaagaaaagaagttcCAGTGGTCGCACACCCCTCTTGGGAATACGAATAtgacattcattcacttagcagatgcttttctctaaagcgacttacaatggatactatgcagtgttactagcccacataccttattcaccaaggtgacttacactgtatATGAATACAGAGGACTTTAAAAGATGGGGGAGCAACTTGtaacaaaaaaacatgtcagtgtAGTTTATGTATGTTAGCTAAATATACACTTGAAATTCTTTTGAGTTTGATATTGATTTCAAAAACAGCAACTATGCTATTATGTGAGCCAAAACCTACAGAAAGTAATTGTTAGAGCTAGAGAATATGTCCTAACTTGTTTTTTGAAAGATTACCTTATTGATTTTATGACAGATGAATTGTATTAAAAGGAATCCAGTAAAAACACTGCATGGACACATGAGGTGCCAATTAGTTAACATTTGCCCCTTATATACAACAAaacattacttttcatttcaacCTGGAACCTTCCATTTGCAaattaaccactacaccagccGCTTTCCCTAACATGCTTCAATCTGATTATGAGATGAGCTTTGTCCTTGGGGAAAGAGATATACAAAACACTTTAGATATTTAAATAGACTCACGCACTATAACGTAAAGATGacgcccagataaacctttacgcagctactcctgtattgtaatgtaaatgttcatatgcatctccaaaaacaaaattgctcagaaggtgatcaggaatcatggatattctgataaagttttatgcagccactcgtatgatgaacattgatccttatggtggaaagaaactaactgtacttaagattcatacatttgcatctatgtctctcttcttgctaatgtaatgcacacattgtattctcTACgacatgtatgtcactttggagaaaagcatctgctaaatgaataaataaaaatatagatgTTGATTTCTAGGACAAGAGAGTATTTACAGAGTAACATGCAtccattgtctgaactgctgaaaaattattttaaaaaaaaaaattaaaaacaatgtggACCCCTTGGGTACGACTGGAGAGCTACCAGCTTCACATCTGACATTTGTACAAATTAAACTGGTGGTCAGTTTCCAACCAATAAATTctttaaatgtgatttataaATGGCTGCAGAATGCTTTGTTCTGGACAGGCAGCCATTCTGTTATTTCCAGAAAAATCCACATTTAGTTTTAGAAGAACAGATTTTCTGTTGAAATACAGCCctgtgaataaaatacacataaataatttacagtGTATATATTAATTGTTCTCAACAGCAAAGATTTTGCTTCTTGTAAATGAATGATGTTCTCATCACTAAAATGTATTGTGTTGAATCGGGATTGACTGTTTTCTCTGTTGTAAGACTATCCTGATACTTTCTCctcactttgcttttttgtattaaaactgaacacatgaaaaaagaagCTTCAGAAGACAAGAAAATTGGGATGAAATGTTAAACTAGAGTTTTAGATGACCACTCACCATGTCCTGAGCTGATGTCTCTAGCAGAAGTTTGCAATCCACTCTAGGGGAAAACATTTAGTTtccacataaaatatttaaatggcgcactatatttatttatgtttatatttaaaattaaaatgtatccATTTGTAAAAAGCAGCTCCTATATATATCTGACCTTTAAGTGAATAAGCAGAATACAAAACAGATGgatgtatttataaaacattaacaaactGCTTACCACAGTTCCACTAATATTGAAATAAGAATCTTGAATGTTATTAACATATTCACGTCCTCTTGTCTGAAGCAAAAACTCACATCTAAAGGAAAACAACAGGATTATAATGCTACTGTGACATTAACGTAATTGTTACAAAACTAACAGAAGTTAGGTTAGAATAAGTTATGGTTTTGTATTTGCAGGCATGTAACTAAGTGAATCTAACAGTAGAAACGAAATCTGAAATAAGTTTGCGTATAATTTAGCTAACATACTCAAAtcagagaaaatgaagaaaagttgGCATTGCAGTGTAATAAAAATCCAGTTCTTTCCAAAGCATTAATgtaatacatgtatatatgtaacCTATAATATGTACCTAAATAGAAGATACTGTGTGGCTGTTACTATTTTGTGAAGTATTAAACTTAAactttttctgtattaatatTTGGCTTAAAGACAGTAACAACATTTGTACTtatatgattattttatttaaccaACAATTAACCAGCAACAGAGTTCTGCTTTTGAAACAGGTGTCTAAAAAAGACCCGACGACAAAAGACTAAAAAAATGACCACTGCCAAACTGCACCAGTAAATGACCAATGAGTGACCAGTGTTGGCAAACCTGCCGCTGCACTTTTGTTTGAGCTGTGCGCTTCGCTTGTTACCGTGGAAACCACTTGGCGTGTTCCTGCCATGGATCATCCCCTGGTTCCCAGTTCCTCAGGCCGCCATCACAGTAGAAGCATTTCACATTGTCCCCATGCCCTGGTAACATATGGTACCATGGTCAGCAAGAGTAAGGGGTCATTATTCTAAGAATGTAGCTTCCATTCAGTCCAAGCAGATTTATATTTCGTTAAAACTGCCCGCATGATTGTTCGAGCTTTCACGGCACGATCGTGATGATGATGTTCTAGCTTTAAAGCCGGGTGGGCTCATCGGCAACATCTTCAGATGCTTATTAaccaaatatttaatattcaatatttatgCGTCTGTAACAACAGTGTGAGATCTTTATACACCTGAGCACAAACATGATACTGCAACTACCTGTACCTTATCGTAGCCACTTGCGCTTCGGAGACAAAAGCCAGCAAGATCGGGTCTAGTTACGTCCAGCTTTTTCTACCCACAACTGCATGACTCTGCGCGTCCATTGTTAGACCTGTGGCGTGGAGCTATTATAATATTTCATGGAGCTATTTTCTGTGTGGTTTCATCCGTTTCCCCGGTGTTCACACCGAGATCGCGACGTCTGCAGTTTGTTTCAGTTCAGAAAATAGTACCACGTAGTTTCAAACTCTTCTTGTCTTGAGCTGCATGTTGTAAATTGTGATACGCCGGGTAATCGCTTTTACAATCATTTAGCGGACGCATTTCCTCTCAAAGACGACTTCCTACGCTTATCAAATGTAGGACTAGTTGCTCCCGTAAAACACCATGCTGCTGCAATAAATAACTGGGGGATAAGTACGCTGATGAAGGGCACGACTGACCACAGCAGGAATCATGGGGTTGTGAGAAACCTCAGAGTAGCAGAAGAAGGCAACAGCCCCGACCACTGCACTACAGACAGTGTGTCAACTGATTATCATTTGACAAGAGGCGCAAATATGGAATAAGGTCGTACCAGTGTAAAAGAAACCGGCTCTAGCAAGAACATCTGGCTGTACGGAGGAACCGGTGGGCCAGTTATGGAAAGTTGTAATCCGAGACTCCTCTGCTTCCATCTCTGGATACACTGCGGCTTGTCCTGCGAGAACCTGGTCGTCCACGGTCATTCTCTGCATCTGACTCAGGAGCTGCCCATCCACGGAATCGGAAGATCCCGGCGTGGGGAGACACTGGGTATTTCCCACGTCCCTACCCAGCACGAAACGACACGTGGGGAAGTGTCTCTTGTGCTCACCCAGCGGACTGTCTCCGTGAACCCAGTACCTCAACACTCCACCGCAACAGAAACACTGCACTTTATCCCCGGGTCCAAGGAAGTAAAAGCCTGCTTTGGCCAGGTCCATCGCGGTGACCGGGGCATCGCTGGGCCAGTTCTGGAAAGTCCTAAACcgctcctcttctcttctcatccTGGGCTCTACCAAAATCTGCGAAAGAAGCAGGTTCCAGTCGTGCGACAGGCTGGGGACagcggtgctctggtttcccaccgATCGTGTACCGGTCATCTGCGGCGATTGCCATTGCAGAGCGTGCGGCTGCAGAGCAAACGGGCCGCTGCTCATACATTTAAGCGCAGCAGCCTCACTCAGTGAATTAAAGGGCCTTCCAGAACACTCCGCTGACTCAATTAAAAACCCGTGCTCTTGGGCTTTCAATGGCACAGGTACAATAACTGTTTCAACAGCCTTTTCCAGACATTCATTGCATAAGCGTTcagtttgggggaaaaaaatgttttaggaACTGTATCATTACAACCAAAGCTCTGATTTACTCAGAAGcaaagtaatgcatttttttttccagtgtctttTCTCATGAAACATTGTCCCaatatttaagttttttctttttttttttgcattcactTTTCAAAAGAGAATAAGTTGTGCCTGGTTCTATGTTCCGtctgtttttcccctttatGTTATCATCAATCGGAGATTGTTGGGAAAACAGTGTTTCAGAAAATTACAAGCGCATAAGCCGTTAAGCACTGTactttaaatttagaaaaatactATGCTCCGTATGTAAGAAGTCCACGAGGACAGGCCCTTAAAATATAAGTTCAATTGTTTTACTGCTACGCTACAATTAAAACAAGTACTTGTTGCTATGATTAGCACTAGCCAGTAGAAAGATTAGGGCTACATCAATATGAAACGGAAATCACTACTGAATATTCTATATCATTTTAATACACCGCAAGACAAGACAGTCAACAACACGCACCCCCCACGCTCCTCTCCGGCACGCGGCCACCCTTTAAGGAGCCGGTGGTCGATGACGTCAATCCCTCGCGAGCAGAGCCCGGATGGAACTGCCATAGGGGGAAGTGCGCCGGGCTGCACAATAACTGAGCAGGTCtgctgaagtaaaaaaaaaaaaaaaaaaagaaagaaaaacagcaagggATAtcacacattaaataaaattgttttaaatataataagtaTTAAAGTCCCTCCCACCCGGACGGGTTTCCTGTGAAGCGGACTGTTTTGAAATCAAGTGGACCGGAGAAAGAATTGTGGAACTTGGGGATACGtgcttgggggggaaaaaaaaaaaaagctggtggaaagagaaggaaacacacacggggCTCAAGAACACGGTGGCCGACACTCCACTCCAATCCCGGGGCTTGCTTCATGAATTATGTCCACCACCAGCGTTGACCCTCAGGTAGGCAGCACGGGAAATGCCGGCGGCTCCACGCCAGCTGGGCGCTCGCTGTGTGGAAGGCCTTCTCAATGCAGGGAATCCTAGTGAAGGAGGTGCGCGTCCCGGCGATGCGGGCACCCGGACGGCGGTGCTAGCTCCCCGGCTAGCGCAAGCGAGCTAACTCACACGACGCACAAGGCAGCTTTCTCGGCCTTAATTTAAGG
Above is a genomic segment from Scleropages formosus chromosome 2, fSclFor1.1, whole genome shotgun sequence containing:
- the birc7 gene encoding baculoviral IAP repeat-containing protein 7, with the translated sequence MTGTRSVGNQSTAVPSLSHDWNLLLSQILVEPRMRREEERFRTFQNWPSDAPVTAMDLAKAGFYFLGPGDKVQCFCCGGVLRYWVHGDSPLGEHKRHFPTCRFVLGRDVGNTQCLPTPGSSDSVDGQLLSQMQRMTVDDQVLAGQAAVYPEMEAEESRITTFHNWPTGSSVQPDVLARAGFFYTGHGDNVKCFYCDGGLRNWEPGDDPWQEHAKWFPRCEFLLQTRGREYVNNIQDSYFNISGTVSGLQTSARDISSGHDTVGSQDAASALASPVVQSVLQMGFEPSIVESLVQTKYLLTGTHYSSVSDLVTDVLQAEEEDRRRSEQAQEQTAREDLIARGDRTQTRTREKVVGDLSPEEQLRQLQEERTCKICMDKLVSIVFIPCGHLVVCTDCAASLRHCPICRAVIRGSVRAFMS